A genomic segment from Glycine soja cultivar W05 chromosome 20, ASM419377v2, whole genome shotgun sequence encodes:
- the LOC114403757 gene encoding transmembrane emp24 domain-containing protein p24beta3-like, with protein MRSSKMWMVFMCLTVSFFARIESLSVTVNDVECVYEYVLYEGDTVSGNFVVVDHDIFWSSDHPGIDFTVTTAAGNTVHSIKGTSGDKFSFKAPSHGMYKFCFHNPYSTPETVSFYIHVGHIPSEHDLAKDEHLDPINVKIAELREALESVTAEQKYLKARDARHRHTNESTRKRVVFYTVGEYLLLAAVSALQVIYIRRLFSKSVAYNRV; from the exons ATGAGAAGCTCGAAGATGTGGATGGTTTTCATGTGTCTGACGGTGAGCTTCTTCGCTCGCATTGAATCGCTATCCGTGACGGTGAACGACGTCGAGTGCGTCTACGAGTACGTACTTTACGAGGGCGACACCGTTTCGGGGAACTTTGTTGTCGTCGACCATGACATTTTCTGGAGCTCTGATCACCCCGGCATTGATTTCACG GTGACAACTGCTGCAGGGAATACTGTCCACAGTATCAAGGGAACCTCTGGTGACAAGTTCAGTTTTAAAGCCCCATCACATGGaatgtataaattttgttttcataacCCTTACTCAACACCTGAGACTGTTTCTTTCTACATTCATGTTGGTCACATCCCCTCTGAGCATGATCTTGCCAAAGATG AGCATTTGGACCCAATTAATGTTAAGATCGCTGAGCTCAGAGAGGCACTAGAATCTGTTACAGCTGAACAGAAGTACTTGAAAGCCCGTGATGCAAGGCATCGTCATA CTAATGAGAGCACACGGAAGCGTGTTGTATTCTACACTGTGGGAGAGTACCTTCTCTTGGCTGCTGTTAGTGCACTGCAAGTCATATACATTAGGCGCCTTTTCAGCAAGTCAGTGGCCTACAATCGTGTTTGA
- the LOC114402595 gene encoding protein GFS12-like produces the protein MEEEESQCFECLQLRIKSDFSEQVFFNYAISTSAFPFGSSAIVNISGTADGETSGAQFILQYMPTRDKNCFINYVNEYILDSGEITTRSSDPGIGSSEDNNAVNVRITSSDDSESGKAFSGSTSCSHSGRFSCLRTITSLAPIARVGMSSYSTFQEVSTDFLSELIEDHVLESLDLFIEGKASGRDSVNFLSLIGLPSFEEDPFPGSLRHPNIAPVLAIFKTSDHVNVVLPKTPYNLESILHFNPNALKSNWNIIFLMYQLLSALSYIHGLGLSHGNICPSNIMLTDSLWSWLRLWNEPVLESNLTLQESERDNSKPARIGCCNVACRSYDLYADLKLSPTIDWQSCFHKWWRGELSNFEYLLILNRLAGRRWGDHTFHPVMPWVIDFSSKPDDSCDAGWRDLSKSKWRLAKGDEQLDFTYSTSEIPHHVSDECLSELAVCSYKARRLPLSVLRMAVRSVYEPNEYPSTMQRLYQWTPDECIPEFYCHAQIFKSIHDGMADLAVPSWAESPEDFIKLHRDALESNRVSFQLHHWIDITFGYKMSGQAAIAAKNVMLPISEPMMPRSTGRRQLFTQPHPIRHATTRTKRHGSNKYAKVWIQANEMHQETSLLSETAYLQELEQASTFSEQARHLNAYYHYPLNQTTGKNISSSGDPTTETFSESISKLSLIDRNYQVPYRMNLISFLQHMKEEDESSLGYPDLLLWKQKLSSSRLCSEEVARDIFSIGCLLAELHLCRPLFDPISLAIYLEEGTLPGFLQDLPPDIRLLVEACIQKDWTRRPSAKILLESPYFPKTVKSSYLFLAPLQLVAKDETRLHYAANLAKHGALREMGAFATEMCTTYCLPLIVNAVSDTEAEWAYMLLKEFMKCLTVQAMKTLILPTIQKILQTTGYLRLKVSLLQDSFVREIWNRVGKQAYLETIHPLVLSNLYNSPDKSSAASASVLLISSSEELGVPITIHQTILPLVHCFGKGLCADGIDVLVRIGGIFGELFIIKQMVPLLKNVVRSFIDVSCMNKADPVQSWSALALIDCMMTLDGLVYFLTEEVIVKELLEDLCCIHIGVLMQKHMEIAVLQVAASTLFGICQRIGADLTALHILPKLKELFDELAFSQEISKGSTTVGRNLKVGKIKIGGDLHIESRMDLVLVLYPSFASLLGIEKLRQCCATWLILEQHLLRHHNWKWEYAGESSKNSSENFLARRPVIAQGFTSEYNPAKLLLNGVGWSIPQSQGRSAKNLIPQRRPFKVHQSPVAVHEGMSYQMNHEPWFWFPSPATIWDGPEFLGRVGVQKDELPWKIRASVIYSIRAHHGAVRSLAVNQDECTVFTAGIGQGYKGTVQKWELSRTNCLSGYHGHEEVVNDIYILSSSGRVASCDGTIHIWNSQTGKQILVFAESQTESGHPTSHPSSASKINSDQANVLNMNTLSNGILSSAFDSSLYTCMHLLNSTETLVVGTGNGSLRFIDVARGQKLHIWRGESTVSSFPSLISAICSTGSDKMQAGGISTLPSFIAAGLSSGHCKLFDAKSGNVISSWRAHDGYVTKLAAPEEHLLVSSSLDRTLRVWDLRMNLPLQPIIFRGHSDGISSFSVWGQDVISISRNRIGLLSLSKSANETDGQHHISPQKLYISDNGQRSLSALSSISILPFSRLFLIGTEDGYLRICC, from the exons ATGGAGGAAGAAGAGAGTCAGTGCTTCGAGTGCCTCCAACTTCGAATAAAGTCCGATTTCTCGGAGCAAGTGTTTTTCAATTATGCCATTTCCACTTCTGCTTTTCCTTTCGGATCCTCAGCTATCGTTAAT attTCTGGTACAGCTGATGGCGAAACTTCGGGTGCTCAATTTATATTGCAGTACATGCCGACTCGTGATAAGAATTGTTTTATCAATTATGT aaatgaatatattttggaTAGTGGTGAAATCACTACTAGGAGTAGTGATCCTGGTATTGGAAGCAGTGAAGATAATAATGCTGTTAATGTTAGAATTACTTCATCAGATGATTCTGAGAGTGGAAAAGCTTTTTCTGGAAGCACGAGTTGTAGTCATTCTGGAAGATTTTCTTGCTTGAGGACAATCACTTCACTTGCGCCAATTGCTCGTGTGGGAATGTCTTCCTATTCCACATTTCAAGAGGTCTCCACTGATTTCTTGTCTGAGTTAATCGAAGATCACGTGTTAGAGTCACTTGATCTCTTCATTGAAGGGAAAGCGTCTGGACGGGACAGTGTAAATTTCCTTAGTTTAATTGGGTTGCCATCATTTGAAGAGGATCCTTTTCCAGGCTCTTTGAGGCATCCAAACATAGCTCCTGTCCttgcaatttttaaaacatcCGATCACGTTAATGTTGTGCTTCCAAAGACTCCATACAACTTGGAAAGTATTCTTCATTTTAACCCCAACGCATTAAAGTCTAATTGGAATATAATATTTCTTATGTATCAGCTACTCTCAGCCTTATCGTACATACATGGTTTAGGGCTTTCTCATGGTAATATATGCCCGTCCAATATCATGTTGACTGACTCATTATGGTCTTGGCTGAGATTATGGAATGAACCCGTATTGGAATCTAATTTAACTTTGCAAGAGAGTGAAAGAGATAACTCCAAACCTGCAAGAATTGGTTGTTGTAATGTGGCTTGTCGTTCTTATGACCTTTATGCTGATCTAAAGCTTTCTCCAACAATAGATTGGCAAtcttgttttcataaatggtgGAGAGGAGAATTaagtaattttgaatatttactCATCTTAAACAGATTAGCAGGAAGAAGGTGGGGGGACCATACATTTCATCCAGTAATGCCTTGGGTAATTGATTTTAGCTCAAAACCTGATGACAGTTGTGACGCAGGGTGGCGAGACTTGAGCAAGAGCAAATGGCGCTTGGCAAAAGGTGATGAACAATTGGATTTCACCTATTCAACGTCTGAAATCCCTCATCATGTTTCAGATGAATGTTTGTCTGAATTGGCTGTCTGTAGTTATAAAGCAAGAAGACTCCCTTTGAGTGTTCTCCGAATGGCTGTTCGTTCAGTGTATGAGCCTAATGAATATCCTTCCACAATGCAGAGGCTCTATCAATGGACCCCTGATGAGTGCATTCCAGAGTTCTACTGTCATGCCCAAATTTTTAAGTCAATACATGATGGAATGGCTGATTTGGCTGTACCCTCTTGGGCAGAGAGTCCTGAGGATTTCATTAAATTACATCGTGATGCATTAGAAAGTAATAGGGTGTCATTTCAACTCCATCATTGGATAGATATAACCTTTGGTTACAAAATGTCTGGCCAGGCAGCTATTGCTGCTAAGAATGTTATGCTTCCTATATCAGAACCCATGATGCCAAGATCAACAGGACGTCGTCAGCTCTTTACACAACCACACCCCATCCGTCATGCCACTACCAGAACAAAACGTCATGGTTCCAATAAATATGCCAAAGTTTGGATTCAAGCAAATGAAATGCACCAAGAGACATCTCTTCTATCTGAAACTGCTTATCTACAAGAACTAGAGCAAGCATCTACATTTTCTGAACAGGCTAGGCATTTGAATGCCTATTACCATTATCCCTTAAATCAAACAACAGGGAAGAACATCTCATCTTCGGGAGATCCAACAACAGAGACATTTAGTGAAAGTATAAGCAAACTATCTTTGATTGACAGAAATTACCAGGTGCCGTATAGAATGAACCTAATATCTTTTCTTCAACATATGAAAGAGGAAGATGAAAGCTCCTTAGGATATCCAGACTTGCTACTTTGGAAGCAGAAATTATCTTCTTCAAGACTTTGCTCTGAAGAAGTTGCTAGGGACATATTTTCTATTGGTTGTCTCTTGGCTGAACTTCATCTTTGCAGGCCGCTCTTTGATCCAATCTCATTGGCAATATACTTGGAAGAAGGAACCTTACCAGGATTTCTGCAGGATCTACCTCCTGATATTAGATTACTAGTTGAAGCATGCATCCAAAAGGATTGGACAAG gAGGCCATCTGCCAAAATTCTTCTGGAATCTCCTTATTTTCCAAAGACTGTCAAGTCCTCCTACTTGTTTCTTGCTCCACTTCAGCTTGTAGCTAAAGATGAAACTCGTCTTCATTATGCTGCAAATCTTGCAAAGCATGGAGCTCTGAGGGAAATGGGTGCATTTGCGACTGAAATGTGCACTACTTATTGCTTACCACTTATAGTGAATGCTGTGAGTGATACTGAAGCTGAATGGGCATATATGCTACTGAAGGAATTTATGAAATGCCTAACAGTTCAAGCAATGAAAACATTAATCTTGCCTACCATACAGAAAATTTTACAG ACCACAGGTTATTTACGTTTAAAGGTTTCCCTTCTGCAAGATTCATTTGTGCGGGAAATATGGAATCGAGTTGGTAAACAAGCATACCTGGAAACTATTCATCCATTGGTCTTGTCAAACTTGTACAATTCTCCAGATAAAAGTTCAGCTGCCTCTGCTTCAGTTCTTCTAATCAGTTCTAGTGAAGAACTTGGTGTACCTATTACCATCCATCAG ACTATCTTGCCTCTTGTTCACTGCTTTGGGAAGGGACTATGTGCGGATGGCATTGATGTGCTGGTCAGAATTG GTGGCATTTTTGGGGAATTGTTTATCATTAAACAGATGGTACCTTTACTGAAAAATGTTGTCCGTTCCTTCATTGATGTGTCATGCATGAATAAGGCAGATCCTGTCCAGAGTTGGAGTGCTTTAGCActtattgattgcatgatgaCTTTAGATGGCCTTGTATATTTCTTGACAGAAGAGGTCATTGTAAAGGAGCTGCTTGAA GACCTATGTTGCATACACATTGGAGTTCTTATGCAgaaacatatggaaattgcagTGCTTCAG GTGGCTGCTTCTACTCTTTTTGGAATTTGTCAGCGGATTGGAGCAGATTTGACAGCATTGCATATTCTTCCAAAACTGAAAGAACTATTTGATGAGCTTGCTTTCTCCCAGGAAATTTCTAAAGGTTCAACTACTGTTGGCAGAAACTTGAAGGTtggcaaaataaaaattggaggaGACTTGCATATTGAAAGTCGTATGGATCTAGT GTTGGTTCTCTATCCTTCCTTTGCATCTCTTCTTGGGATAGAGAAACTTCGTCAATGTTGTGCTACATGGTTGATTCTTGAACAACATCTTCTACGCCATCATAATTGGAAG TGGGAATATGCTGGAGAATCATCAAAAAACAGCTCAGAAAATTTTCTTGCTAGAAGACCTGTAATAGCCCAGGGATTTACATCTGAATACAATCCTGCAAAGCTGTTGCTTAATGGGGTTGGATGGTCAATTCCACAATCCCAAGGAAGAAGTGCCAAAAATTTGATCCCTCAAAGACGACCATTTAAAGTTCATCAAAGTCCAGTAGCAGTGCATGAAGGAATGTCATACCAAATGAACCATGAACCCTGGTTTTGGTTCCCTAGTCCAGCCACCATCTGGGATGGGCCTGAATTTCTTGGGAGGGTGGGGGTTCAGAAAGACGAACTTCCATGGAAGATAAGAGCATCTGTTATATACTCTATACGTGCACATCATGGAGCAGTGAGGTCTCTGGCTGTTAACCAAGATGAATGTACTGTTTTTACTGCAGGAATTGGCCAAGGATATAAAGGAACTGTTCAGAAATGGGAATTGAGCCGAACTAACTGTCTGTCTGGCTACCATGGCCATGAGGAG GTTGTGAATGATATTTACATCTTATCATCTAGTGGAAGAGTGGCTTCTTGTGATGGAACAATTCACATTTGGAATAGTCAAACAGGGAAGCAGATATTAGTATTTGCTGAGTCCCAAACAGAATCTGGCCATCCTACAAGCCATCCATCCTCTGCATCAAAAATTAACAGTGACCAGGCAAATGTGCTTAATATGAATACACTATCCAATGGAATATTGTCTAGTGCTTTTGACTCAAGCCTTTATACTTGTATGCATCTATTAAACTCCACTGAAACTCTTGTAGTTGGAACTGGAAATGGTTCTCTGAG GTTCATTGATGTTGCTCGAGGTCAAAAGCTTCATATCTGGAGAGGCGAATCTACTGTATCTAGTTTTCCTTCACTTATTTCTGCCATTTGTTCCACTGGCTCTGACAAGATGCAAGCAGGTGGAATTTCCACTTTGCCATCTTTTATTGCAGCTGGACTAAGTTCTGGTCACTGTAAATTATTTGATGCAAAGAGTGGAAATGTAATTTCCTCTTGGCGAGCTCATGATGGATATGTGACAAAG TTGGCAGCACCTGAGGAACATCTACTTGTTTCCAGCTCTCTGGACAGAACTTTACGAGTCTGGGACTTAAGAAT GAATCTGCCATTGCAGCCCATTATTTTCAGAGGTCATTCAGATGGCATATCCAGTTTCTCCGTTTGGGGCCAAGATGTTATTTCAATTTCCCGGAATAGAATCGGGCTTCTCTCCTTGTCTAAATCTGCCAATGAAACA GATGGGCAGCATCACATTAGCCCCCAGAAACTATATATTTCTGATAATGGTCAGAGAAGCTTGTCAGCGTTATCAAGTATTAGTATACTTCCATTCTCTCGATTGTTTCTCATTGGAACCGAAGATGGTTATCTGAGAATCTGTTGTTAA